The following are from one region of the Ruficoccus sp. ZRK36 genome:
- a CDS encoding dihydroorotate dehydrogenase-like protein, translated as MNLKTTYLGFELPHPFMVGASPISAKLDRVRLAEDAGAAAIVMNSLFEEQIVHHEAGLEEHVLSHTESFAEATSYFPAAQDFHLGPDEYLERIREMKQAVDIPVIASLNGTNLGTWMEYAKYMEEAGADALELNLYYQPRSEEETSEQVESGLIEVVEKVRQSVKLPLAVKLSPFFSSLPHFVKQIEEKGANAVVLFNRFYQPDIDIENLEAVPSLKLSDSSELLLRLRWLAILAGRYEKLSLGMTGGVHTVEDAAKAIMAGADGIQLVSTLLRHGLPQLTKLRGDLSSWMEEHEYESLEQMKGSMSYQHAPNPEVIERANYLRILQSWDVEA; from the coding sequence ATGAACCTGAAAACCACTTATCTGGGCTTCGAGCTGCCGCACCCCTTCATGGTCGGTGCCTCGCCAATCTCCGCCAAACTCGACCGGGTTCGCCTGGCTGAAGACGCCGGTGCCGCCGCCATCGTCATGAACTCTCTCTTCGAAGAGCAGATCGTGCACCATGAGGCCGGCCTGGAGGAACACGTCCTCAGCCACACGGAGTCCTTTGCCGAGGCCACCAGCTACTTCCCCGCCGCTCAGGACTTCCACCTGGGCCCGGACGAGTATCTGGAGCGCATCCGCGAGATGAAGCAGGCCGTGGACATTCCGGTCATCGCCTCCCTCAACGGCACGAATCTGGGCACCTGGATGGAGTACGCCAAGTACATGGAAGAAGCCGGGGCCGACGCTCTGGAGCTGAACCTGTACTACCAGCCGCGCTCCGAAGAGGAAACCAGCGAACAGGTCGAAAGCGGCCTGATCGAGGTCGTTGAAAAGGTGCGCCAGAGCGTAAAGCTGCCGCTGGCGGTCAAGCTCTCGCCCTTCTTCTCCTCGCTGCCGCACTTCGTCAAGCAGATCGAGGAAAAGGGCGCGAACGCCGTGGTGCTCTTCAACCGCTTCTACCAGCCGGACATCGACATCGAGAACCTCGAAGCCGTGCCCTCGCTCAAGCTCTCCGACTCATCCGAACTGCTGCTGCGCCTGCGCTGGCTCGCCATCCTGGCTGGCCGCTACGAGAAGCTCAGCCTCGGCATGACCGGCGGTGTCCACACCGTCGAGGACGCAGCGAAGGCGATCATGGCCGGTGCCGACGGTATCCAGCTCGTCTCCACCCTCCTGCGCCACGGCCTGCCCCAGCTCACCAAGCTGCGCGGCGACCTGTCCTCGTGGATGGAAGAGCACGAGTATGAGTCCCTCGAGCAGATGAAGGGCAGCATGAGCTATCAGCACGCCCCGAACCCAGAGGTGATCGAGCGCGCCAACTACCTGCGCATCCTCCAGAGCTGGGACGTCGAAGCCTAA
- a CDS encoding SIS domain-containing protein, translated as MKTAANADEFLSMADQFKLGELVTEQPHPLTETLSEQAQHDLPRAIATLKEVDRLALEQMAEYAGGITELATAVGEVLAAGGSVYLCGCGATGRLSLSLETLSREGMLLPELAGRVVGFMAGGDAALIRSLEGFEDFPGYGERQLRELGFTEDDLLLAITEGGETPFVIGACEAAATLSRHAPWFLYCNPDTVLARVAERSRRVLENPTIRKLNLTVGPMALAGSTRMQASTVQMLAAGLALEHHAAPEKIPAALAAFTRLAMETDWSFIEEFTAEEARRYAEGEQVLYETDDYGITVLTDTTERAPTFSLPAFENTRLPDQPPSLCYLCLPQTRSADEAWATLLHRAPRCLEWDECRAVAGLETLLGFDISLKARLHRASETFDRFRVTTDEKGVALHLGGLRHTLPVAGAPLLHRHLLLKLILNTHSTLVMGRLGRYEGNLMTWVKPSNNKLIDRAVRYIRELHHRRTGQEADYAQTARTLYRIRETLAPDEAIVLKTLEAM; from the coding sequence ATGAAGACAGCGGCGAACGCAGACGAATTCCTGTCCATGGCGGATCAGTTTAAACTGGGCGAGCTCGTGACCGAGCAGCCGCATCCGCTCACCGAGACGCTTTCCGAGCAGGCTCAGCACGACCTGCCCCGCGCCATCGCCACCCTCAAGGAAGTGGACCGGCTCGCCCTGGAGCAAATGGCCGAGTACGCAGGTGGCATCACCGAGCTGGCCACTGCTGTGGGCGAAGTGTTGGCCGCTGGCGGCAGCGTTTACCTGTGTGGTTGCGGCGCTACCGGGCGGCTCTCCCTCTCGCTCGAAACCCTCTCCCGCGAGGGCATGCTGCTCCCGGAGTTGGCCGGGCGCGTGGTCGGATTTATGGCCGGGGGTGACGCCGCGCTCATCCGCTCTCTGGAGGGCTTCGAGGACTTCCCCGGCTACGGTGAGCGCCAGTTGCGCGAGTTGGGCTTTACCGAAGACGACCTGCTGCTGGCCATCACCGAGGGTGGTGAGACGCCGTTCGTCATCGGGGCCTGTGAAGCTGCAGCTACGCTCTCGCGGCATGCGCCGTGGTTCTTGTATTGTAATCCGGATACGGTCCTTGCACGCGTGGCCGAACGCTCGCGGCGTGTGCTTGAGAACCCCACCATTCGCAAACTCAACCTCACCGTCGGCCCGATGGCGCTGGCCGGAAGCACCCGCATGCAGGCCAGCACCGTGCAGATGCTCGCCGCCGGCCTTGCCCTGGAGCATCACGCCGCACCGGAAAAGATTCCCGCCGCGCTGGCGGCATTTACCCGGCTGGCGATGGAAACGGACTGGAGCTTTATTGAGGAATTTACCGCCGAGGAAGCCCGCCGCTACGCCGAGGGCGAACAAGTGCTCTACGAGACTGACGACTACGGGATCACCGTGCTGACCGATACCACTGAGCGCGCCCCGACCTTTTCGCTGCCCGCCTTTGAGAACACCCGTCTGCCCGATCAGCCGCCCAGCCTCTGCTACCTGTGTCTGCCGCAGACCCGTAGCGCGGACGAGGCATGGGCTACGCTCCTGCATCGCGCGCCGCGCTGTCTGGAGTGGGACGAGTGCCGCGCTGTGGCCGGACTGGAGACGCTGCTGGGTTTTGACATTTCCCTAAAGGCCCGCCTCCACCGCGCCAGCGAGACCTTTGACCGATTCCGCGTCACCACGGATGAGAAAGGCGTTGCCCTGCATCTGGGTGGACTGCGCCACACCCTGCCCGTTGCCGGGGCTCCGCTGCTGCACCGGCACCTGCTACTCAAGCTCATCCTCAACACCCACTCGACGCTCGTGATGGGCAGACTCGGCCGCTACGAGGGCAATCTCATGACCTGGGTCAAGCCCTCCAATAACAAGCTCATCGACCGTGCGGTGCGCTATATCCGCGAGCTGCACCACCGCCGCACCGGGCAAGAGGCCGACTACGCCCAGACCGCGCGTACGCTCTACCGCATTCGCGAAACTCTCGCCCCGGACGAAGCTATCGTGTTGAAGACCTTAGAGGCGATGTAA